A single Fusarium oxysporum Fo47 chromosome IV, complete sequence DNA region contains:
- a CDS encoding C6 zinc finger domain-containing protein, with the protein MVDIPSKASTAGASRLRRAYHPKVKTGCQTCRIRRVKCDEGKPVCVRCTSTGRTCDGYTLPPSSSYSLSTSTSPSPQSSDSYNATADLKLILPRQSPEEVRSYRFFLEVTAPSLAGAFYADFWLAEVPRICMSDAGIWHAVVSLGSAHEDFAQHGQGSRSVFALKQFNSAIRCLIESRSPRHADRWRALIVSTIFTYVCTIKGLHDQTRIHLQAGCNLLRELEGLATKGRTTLNQEQLPEAAQDESWISTVPVSIAPIQSILVTLELQLEALGHGGITESPALLLRNKTLNTWRYYTAPRPSHRPTPDTINQAYCAAESLFSGLILFSQEHAKQLGDLQTGKSGPAGLSMLAARQDAHTRCYKEISKAMDIFQQEVNSTQREPHAMLPLHLFQSANRLLLIQDPEEHDLVKRQNDLPALYKSIVDLAEQIMNLDPVKTRRVSYTQHLFLVAHSGIGQSTRRRAVTLLRRPRLEGGWDSLISASLAEAIMDREREAACEYRLELGLDAGTDGGEGKDGQKEEEVDPMFRIFNITFAFTGQREARAVLRTWREKLDDVAGRSRVIRW; encoded by the exons ATGGTCGACATCCCATCCAAAGCGTCTACAGCTGGCGCAAGTCGATTGCGGCGGGCATATCACCCCAAGGTTAAGACGGGCTGTCAGACTTGCAG GATCCGCAGAGTAAAGTGCGACGAAGGCAAGCCTGTCTGTGTGCGCTGTACCTCCACCGGCCGCACATGTGACGGGTACActcttcctccatcttcatcctaTTCATTGTCAACCTCCACATCACCTTCCCCTCAATCCTCCGACTCCTACAACGCTACTGCCgatctcaagctcatcctgCCACGCCAGAGCCCCGAAGAGGTGCGCAGCTACCGTTTCTTCCTCGAAGTCACGGCGCCATCCCTCGCTGGGGCTTTCTACGCCGACTTCTGGCTCGCCGAGGTACCGCGCATATGCATGTCCGACGCGGGCATCTGGCACGCCGTTGTCAGCCTCGGTTCTGCCCACGAGGACTTTGCACAGCATGGCCAAGGATCGCGGAGCGTGTTCGCTCTGAAGCAGTTTAATTCGGCCATTCGTTGTCTCATCGAGTCAAGGTCGCCGAGACATGCAGATCGGTGGAGAGCGCTTATTGTCAGCACTATATTCACGTATGTATGCACGATCAAAGGACTTCACGATCAGACAAGGATACATCTGCAGGCTGGATGCAATCTCCTCCGTGAACTTGAGGGTCTAGCTACGAAAGGTAGGACAACTTTGAATCAGGAACAGCTCCCGGAGGCTGCCCAAGACGAGAGCTGGATCTCAACAGTTCCGGTATCGATTGCGCCGATACAGTCCATCCTGGTCACCCTTGAGCTGCAGTTAGAAGCACTTGGCCATGGCGGTATAACTGAGAGTCCGGCTCTGCTCTTGCGAAACAAGACACTAAACACATGGCGCTACTATACAGCACCGCGGCCTTCGCACCGCCCAACGCCAGACACTATAAATCAAGCCTATTGCGCTGCTGAGTCTCTCTTCAGCGGCCTGATCCTATTCTCCCAAGAACATGCCAAGCAGCTCGGGGATCTTCAGACGGGCAAGTCTGGACCAGCAGGACTGTCAATGCTGGCAGCGCGACAGGACGCGCATACCCGATGCTACAAAGAAATAAGCAAAGCAATGGATATTTTCCAACAAGAGGTAAACTCAACCCAACGGGAGCCGCATGCCATGCTCCCCTTGCACCTTTTCCAAAGCGCCAATCGCCTCCTCCTGATTCAGGACCCCGAGGAACATGACTTGGTCAAGCGTCAAAATGACCTCCCCGCCTTGTACAAGTCTATAGTCGACCTCGCTGAGCAGATCATGAACCTCGATCCTGTGAAGACCCGCCGGGTATCCTATACACAGcacctcttcctcgtcgccCACAGTGGTATCGGACAGTCAACCCGCCGCCGTGCTGTGACCCTGCTCAGGCGCCCGCGGCTGGAGGGCGGCTGGGACAGCCTCATCTCTGCAAGCCTCGCAGAGGCGATCATGGACCGGGAGAGGGAGGCGGCGTGTGAATACCGGCTTGAGCTAGGCTTGGATGCTGGGACTGATGGAGGCGAAGGGAAGGACGGgcagaaagaggaggaggttgacCCAATGTTTCGCATATTTAACATCACATTTGCGTTTACAGGACAGAGAGAGGCTCGTGCCGTGCTGCGGACGTGGCGAGAGAAACTCGACGATGTTGCTGGGCGGAGCAGGGTTATACGATGGTAA
- a CDS encoding general substrate transporter translates to MQKEDDKVQTVERVPDSAAADLATSKTAKVQNVAYSDAIAKDNLSPRATSIFKLYAIIALVTLNNCGNGFDGTIMSSINAMDPFHKFFGTEMQGSSIGAVFALYSVGNILGCLVAAPAADIFGRRFGMITGSIFVIIGTVIQAAAQNVGTFMAGRLFLGFGCTIAVTASPIYLVEMAYPSWRGTLAGLYNVGGWYIGSLASTWTAYGTGRLTSNWSWRIPIIIQVVPASIILCGVWFIPESPRWLMSHGKEEQARAVLIKYHGDGNPESAVVKLELDEMRASIEYQEEIEASQKWWDYRMLFDNRENLHRFYLLFLVAIFSQFIGGSVITYYMPVILENVGITSSSQQLLLNGVNVIFGFFSGVAGSFGVEKFGRRPLFLWGTFLTGLVYIPINVIAAKAHGHVDTSTGYAFIAMIFLYGIFWSFCWTPLQSLYPSEVLRNDIRAKGMAASGFFSGVSGFINTYATPVALQKIGWKTYTIFLILHFVEWGMMYFALVETKGRSLEEIDEIFKSPNPVKTSKQKHEVYIKEGAGVTADLGAKEA, encoded by the exons ATGCAGAAGGAAGACGATAAAGTTCAGACCGTTGAGAGAGTCCCGGACTCGGCAGCCGCTGATCTGGCGACATCGAAGACAGCAAAAGTCCAAAATGTTGCCTATAGCGATGCCATAGCCAAGGATAACCTCTCTCCGCGGGCAACGTCCATCTTCAAACTCTATGCAATTATTGCTCTTGTCACGCTAA ATAATTGCGGTAATGGTTTTGATGGAACTATCATGTCGTCCATTAATGCTATGGATCCTTTCCATAAATTCTTCGGAACTGAAATGCAAGGTTCTTCTATTGGAGCTGTCTTTGCGCTCTACAGCGTCGGAAACATCCTTGGCTGTCTTGTTGCCGCTCCAGCTGCTGACATCTTTGGGCGAAGGTTCGGCATGATCACCGGGTCAATCTTTGTCATCATTGGTACTGTGATCCAAGCGGCGGCCCAGAATGTCGGGACATTTATGGCGGGGAGACTGTTCCTCGGTTTTGGCTGCACCATCGCAGTAACTGCATCTCCTATCTATCTAGTTGAGATGGCCTACCCTTCTTGGCGCGGAACTCTGGCTGGTCTGTACAATGTAGGCGGTTGGTATATTGGATCACTTG CATCTACATGGACTGCCTATGGAACAGGACGATTAACTTCGAATTGGTCCTGGAGGatccccatcatcatccaggTCGTCCCCGCGTCCATCATCCTGTGTGGCGTATGGTTCATCCCGGAAAGTCCCAGATGGCTCATGAGTCACGGCAAAGAAGAGCAGGCACGGGCTGTGCTCATCAAGTATCACGGGGATGGCAATCCCGAATCAGCTGTCGTGAAACTGGAGCTTGACGAGATGCGTGCATCCATCGAATACCAGGAAGAAATCGAAGCCAGCCAAAAGTGGTGGGATTATCGCATGCTCTTCGATAACAGGGAGAACCTGCACCGATTTTACTTACTCTTCTTGGTCGCGATTTTCTCTCAGTTTATCGGTGGTTCGGTCATCACTTACTATATGCCCGTCATTCTGGAGAACGTTGGCATCACCAGCTCTTCTCAGCAGCTTCTGCTCAACGGCGTCAATGTCATTTtcggattcttcagcggcgTTGCAGGTTCATTTGGCGTTGAGAAGTTTGGACGCAGGCCTCTGTTTCTTTGGG GCACATTCTTGACAGGTCTCGTCTATATCCCTATCAACGTCATCGCAGCCAAAGCCCACGGTCATGTTGACACATCAACGGGCTACGCCTTTATTGCAATGATTTTCTTGTATGGCATTTTCTGGTCTTTCTGCTGGACTCCTCTGCAGTCTTTATACCCCAGCGAGGTGCTACGCAATGACATTCGAGCCAAGGGTATGGCCGCCTCTGGCTTCTTCAGTGGTGTTTcgggcttcatcaacacgTATGCCACACCTGTCGCTCTTCAGAAAATCGGTTGGAAGACATACACCATTTTCCTTATTTTACATTTTGTTGAGTGGGGAATGATGTATTTTGCTCTCGTCGAAACAAAGGGCCGGTCTCTCGAAGAAATCGACGAAATTTTCAAGAGCCCCAACCCTGTCAAAACATCCAAGCAGAAGCACGAAGTCTACATCAAGGAGGGTGCAGGTGTCACTGCCGACTTGGGCGCAAAGGAAGCCTAA
- a CDS encoding glycoside hydrolase superfamily: protein MLNNWDDLGGINTYCAYFGCTHESFWTHAEAQKAYRDYVTFIVNRYKDSPAIFSWQLCNEPRCQNCETSVITSWATELSSFIKSLDPKHRVSLGDEGWLCSDDTSLGYAYSCSEGIDFEANLKISTLDYGTVHMYPIGWGYTYPWGNQWIRDHAALALKYGKPIVLEEYGVESTTSNRTAVLQQWQQTIIDSDIAYDSFWQFGTNLPSGANPYDDYAMFYGTQEYQDVVIDHAQAISKKAVSTAARRRASSRRPN, encoded by the coding sequence ATGCTGAATAACTGGGATGACCTGGGTGGAATCAACACCTACTGTGCCTACTTTGGATGCACCCACGAGAGTTTCTGGACCCATGCAGAGGCTCAGAAAGCCTACAGAGACTATGTAACTTTCATCGTCAATCGTTACAAGGACTCTCCAGCTATCTTCTCCTGGCAGCTCTGCAACGAGCCACGGTGTCAGAACTGCGAGACCAGTGTGATCACTAGCTGGGCCACAGAGCTGTCCAGCTTCATCAAATCTCTAGACCCAAAACATCGTGTGTCCTTGGGCGACGAAGGCTGGCTCTGTTCGGACGACACCAGTCTCGGTTATGCGTACTCATGCTCTGAGGGTATCGATTTCGAGGCCAACCTGAAGATTTCCACACTTGACTACGGTACTGTTCATATGTACCCCATTGGCTGGGGCTACACGTACCCTTGGGGCAACCAATGGATCCGTGATCACGCAGCACTGGCGCTCAAGTACGGCAAGCCTATCGTTCTGGAAGAATATGGTGTTGAGAGCACAACCTCAAACCGCACGGCTGTCCTGCAGCAGTGGCAACAAACGATCATTGACAGCGACATTGCATATGATAGCTTTTGGCAATTCGGGACAAACCTTCCAAGTGGTGCAAACCCTTACGATGACTACGCAATGTTCTATGGCACGCAAGAGTACCAGGACGTGGTGATTGATCATGCGCAGGC